One part of the Sesamum indicum cultivar Zhongzhi No. 13 linkage group LG14, S_indicum_v1.0, whole genome shotgun sequence genome encodes these proteins:
- the LOC105176673 gene encoding uncharacterized protein LOC105176673, translating to MHSIMSSSSWNSRMQKSGSSLISGAAAVIFLLTIPLLFTDLLGLSVIPFDKWRQYLSTPRTNYCSREIKKQLQEQEPLSRLVRGQDLKKLEATGFACDTSPHSFVCVANRPVIIDTTTNITVYIPTNQTVQKETSVRPYAWQDDNLQYVTPVKILQGNSTSRVCQYNHQIPAVIFSSAFIGNLFHEFDDLIIPLFITIRHFKSRVLLIMEDHNPWFISKYSKIMSQLSGYQVMNPATNRSIHCFPGSVVGLKYHDNLFLNCSDIPGGYSMSDFRQFLVETYNLKFWHVSQIRNPTLILVSREKTRRFLNEDEIVGMMKEVGFRVVVVRTQELSDLDKISKVVNSCSVLVGVHGAGLTNELFLPTGAVMVQVEALGLEWASATYFGGPTETMGLHYLRYKIMPEESSLVGFYGRNHPVIVDPASVFAQGYRAARAVYVDQQDVRVNVEKFRETIVQALQLVGNSCSAGEV from the exons ATGCACTCCATCATGTCATCTTCATCATGGAATTCAAGAATGCAGAAGAGTGGGAGTAGCCTCATTTCTGGCGCTGCTGCTGTCATATTCTTACTCACCATTCCCCTGCTTTTTACTGATCTTCTTGGATTGAGTGTTATTCCatttgataaat GGAGGCAGTACCTATCAACTCCACGAACCAATTACTGCAGCagagaaatcaagaaacaattaCAAGAACAGGAACCATTGTCAAGACTTGTTAGAG GGCAAGATCTAAAGAAGCTTGAAGCCACTGGATTTGCCTGTGATACATCCCCACACTCATTTGTTTGTGTTGCAAATCGACCCGTAATCATCGACACCACGACGAACATCACTGTTTACATTCCCACAAACCAAACTGtacaaaaagaaacaagtgTTAGGCCATATGCATGGCAAGATGACAATCTCCAATACGTCACACCTGTGAAAATACTGCAGGGAAACAGCACATCACGGGTTTGTCAATACAACCACCAAATTCCAGCGGTCATCTTCTCGTCTGCTTTCATAGGAAACCTGTTTCATGAATTCGACGACCTTATCATCCCTTTGTTCATTACCATCAGACATTTCAAATCCAGAGTGCTTCTGATCATGGAGGATCACAATCCCTGGTTCATCAGCAAGTATAGCAAGATCATGTCCCAATTATCGGGTTACCAGGTGATGAACCCGGCTACTAATAGAAGCATACATTGCTTTCCAGGTTCAGTGGTTGGGCTGAAATACCATGACAACCTGTTTTTGAATTGTAGTGACATTCCGGGAGGGTACTCGATGTCTGATTTCAGGCAGTTTCTTGTAGAAACATACAACCTCAAATTCTGGCATGTTTCCCAGATTAGAAACCCGACGTTGATTCTTGTGTCCAGAGAGAAAACCAGGAGGTTTCTGAATGAAGATGAGATTGTTGGTATGATGAAAGAAGTGGGGTTCAGGGTGGTGGTTGTTAGAACGCAAGAATTATCAGATCTGGACAAGATTTCCAAAGTAGTTAACTCATGCAGCGTTCTGGTGGGAGTTCACGGGGCCGGCCTTACGAACGAGCTGTTCTTGCCTACTGGAGCTGTGATGGTGCAAGTGGAGGCACTTGGACTTGAATGGGCATCGGCCACGTATTTTGGCGGCCCGACGGAGACGATGGGCCTGCATTACCTAAGGTACAAGATCATGCCGGAGGAGAGCTCGCTTGTGGGATTCTATGGACGGAATCATCCGGTCATCGTGGACCCGGCGTCGGTCTTTGCACAGGGCTACAGGGCTGCCAGGGCTGTGTATGTCGACCAGCAGGATGTGAGGGTGAATGTTGAAAAGTTCAGGGAGACGATAGTTCAGGCTCTCCAACTAGTTGGAAATTCGTGTTCTGCAGGCGAAgtatga